One Bombus vancouverensis nearcticus chromosome 7, iyBomVanc1_principal, whole genome shotgun sequence DNA window includes the following coding sequences:
- the LOC117159120 gene encoding protein DPCD, with the protein MKYLPMAPEEWLRLIQNATKTAIIQDGKRKVHFLMEDGREMVEEYHLETNVLVRRAWKEKGKLGQDIGWKVEIGDPEPRQNNIEAYGIQESSSAPFITRRITKTALEWRIRNLSYPQNVYSVTAEDDNTITVRTTNKKYFKKIIVPDLERAGLKVVQDRISFTHQYSTLIITYKKPPALLELEKKVLDEILQLKARKDGDVQCPTS; encoded by the exons ATGAAGTATTTACCAATGGCGCCTGAGGAGTGGTTGAGACTTATTCAAAATGCTACGAAAACTGCAATTATCCAAGATG GAAAAAGAAAAGTCCATTTTTTAATGGAAGATGGTAGGGAAATGGTAGAAGAATACCACTTAGAAACAAATGTTTTAGTACGGAGAGCATGGAAAGAGAAAGGTAAACTTGGACAAGATATAGGTTGGAAAGTAGAAATTGGAGACCCTGAACCTAGACAAAATAATATTGAAGCATATGGGATTCAGGAAAGTTCAAGTGCT CCATTTATTACAAGAAGAATTACAAAAACTGCACTTGAATGGCGCATAAGGAATTTGTCATATCCACAGAATGTATATAGTGTAACAGCAGAAGATGATAACACAATAACTGTTCGTACAAccaacaaaaaatattttaaaaagataaTAGTTCCAGATTTAGAACGTGCTGGATTAAAAGTAGTACAAGACAGAATATCCTTCACACATCAATACAGTACGCTAATTATTACG TATAAAAAACCACCTGCACTTCTGGAGTTGGAAAAAAAGGTATTAGATGAAATATTACAACTGAAAGCAAGAAAAGATGGTGATGTACAGTGTCCAACAAGCTAA